A genomic segment from Tolypothrix sp. NIES-4075 encodes:
- a CDS encoding XisH family protein: MAKDVFHQQVKTALIKDGWIITHDPLTIRISEVVKLQIDLAAESAIAAERDTEKIAVEIKSFIGDSDISSFHTALGQYLNYCQALEEQEPNRIVYLAVPSETYQDFFQLPFIQRAITRYQVKLIIYDPKQEEILQWIM; this comes from the coding sequence TTTCCATCAACAAGTTAAAACGGCCCTAATCAAAGATGGATGGATTATCACCCATGACCCTTTAACTATTCGTATCAGCGAAGTAGTGAAATTACAAATTGATTTAGCAGCAGAAAGCGCGATCGCAGCGGAACGTGATACTGAAAAGATTGCTGTTGAAATTAAAAGCTTTATTGGAGACTCTGATATTAGTTCTTTCCATACTGCACTCGGTCAATACCTCAACTATTGTCAAGCACTTGAAGAACAAGAACCAAACCGAATTGTTTATTTAGCCGTCCCTAGTGAAACCTATCAAGATTTTTTTCAGCTTCCTTTCATCCAACGTGCGATCACACGCTATCAAGTCAAGTTGATAATTTACGATCCTAAACAGGAG